A section of the Ciceribacter thiooxidans genome encodes:
- a CDS encoding PilZ domain-containing protein, with protein MFTSQASQTGSAVSPAGRRAFQRVSVSLQGRLMLANYDEYVCQVVDMSPGDVRFACAGRPAPGEKVIAYIDHLGRLEGSTIKLTEDGFVMSIVATGRKREKLAAQLTWIANKHELGLPEDRRHDRLTPRQTRTELVLEDGRRYPCRLMDLSLSGAAVDIDIRPPIGTAVRIGNMRGRVVRHFVEGVAIEFLTLQSREALTEFL; from the coding sequence ATGTTCACGTCGCAGGCATCCCAGACCGGTAGTGCAGTTTCTCCCGCCGGGCGTCGGGCCTTCCAGCGTGTCAGCGTCAGCCTTCAGGGACGGCTGATGCTCGCCAATTACGACGAGTACGTTTGTCAGGTCGTCGACATGTCGCCCGGCGACGTGCGATTCGCCTGCGCGGGCCGGCCGGCTCCTGGCGAAAAGGTCATCGCCTACATCGATCACCTCGGGCGCCTGGAAGGCAGCACGATCAAGCTCACTGAAGACGGCTTCGTCATGTCGATCGTGGCCACAGGCCGCAAACGCGAGAAGCTTGCCGCACAGCTCACCTGGATCGCCAACAAGCACGAACTCGGCCTGCCAGAGGATCGTCGCCACGATCGCCTGACACCACGTCAGACCCGGACCGAACTCGTCCTGGAAGACGGACGGCGCTATCCTTGCCGCCTGATGGACCTGTCGCTCTCCGGTGCGGCGGTCGACATCGACATTCGCCCGCCGATCGGAACGGCGGTGCGCATCGGCAATATGCGCGGCCGGGTCGTCCGCCACTTCGTCGAGGGTGTGGCAATCGAGTTCCTGACCCTACAGTCCCGCGAAGCCCTGACCGAATTTCTCTGA
- a CDS encoding transglutaminase-like cysteine peptidase: protein MTKKRSLSVGVLIALLSSAIALPAAAMPSNMNVVGKANPPIGHYEFCRSYPDECRSKTGDTGPAALTEDAWRTILDVNYTVNSSIEPMTDEEIYGVEERWAYPRSVGDCEDYALLKRKLLIDRGFSPADLLMTVVLQPNGEGHAVLTVRTDRGDFILDNMRNKVLLWSDTEYTYLKRQSADDPGRWVKLQDGRATAVGSVGSN, encoded by the coding sequence ATGACCAAGAAAAGAAGCCTGAGCGTTGGAGTTTTGATAGCTCTGCTGAGCAGCGCCATCGCGCTGCCGGCCGCAGCAATGCCGTCGAACATGAACGTGGTCGGCAAGGCGAACCCGCCGATCGGGCATTACGAGTTCTGCCGCAGCTACCCGGACGAATGCCGCAGCAAGACCGGCGATACCGGTCCGGCCGCTCTGACCGAGGACGCCTGGCGAACCATTCTCGACGTCAACTACACCGTCAACTCGTCCATCGAACCGATGACGGACGAAGAAATCTACGGTGTGGAAGAGCGCTGGGCCTATCCGCGTTCGGTCGGAGACTGCGAAGACTACGCACTTCTGAAGCGCAAGCTGCTTATCGACCGCGGCTTCTCTCCGGCCGACCTGCTGATGACCGTCGTGCTGCAGCCGAACGGCGAAGGTCACGCCGTCCTGACGGTTCGCACCGACCGCGGCGACTTCATTCTCGACAACATGCGCAACAAGGTCCTGCTCTGGTCGGACACGGAATACACCTACCTGAAGCGCCAGTCGGCAGACGATCCCGGTCGTTGGGTCAAGCTGCAGGACGGCCGCGCAACCGCGGTCGGCAGTGTCGGCTCCAACTGA
- a CDS encoding D-alanyl-D-alanine carboxypeptidase, whose amino-acid sequence MSIFSASVRKVALVVMAVAALSFASSAPASAAPTYAGIVVDAKTGKVLYSENADSLRYPASLTKMMTLYLTFEALESGKISLSSRVPVSANAAAEPPSKLGVGAGRSVTVEQAILALVTRSANDIATALGEYLGGSETRFAKMMTAKARSLGMSKTTYRNANGLPNTAQMTTARDQARLGIALRQHFPQYYGYFSTRSFKFGKQVIGNHNRLLGAVRGVDGIKTGYTRAAGFNLVTSAQADGHSIVGVVMGSSSGGKRNETMKQLVLRYLPKASRSGNGDFVVARSESTIAPEAAVPAAPSAAIASASAAAVDLPSRGPLPEIRYQPAGMQTAYASTGGTSPALEAVTAPVAAPPAASLPVPAPAPAYMPESSLKTARITNEQASLEPVAAPAPAAEEIDNTVTASTPKIPSGWVIQVGAAADKKLAMELLRKAQDKGGKVLRSASPFTVAYSSGSEQVHRARFGGFADQKTAVNACKALKSKGFGCWASLQ is encoded by the coding sequence ATGTCCATCTTCTCGGCGTCGGTGCGCAAGGTGGCTCTGGTGGTCATGGCGGTCGCGGCACTGTCATTTGCCTCTTCGGCGCCAGCGAGCGCGGCTCCCACCTATGCTGGGATCGTCGTCGACGCGAAGACAGGCAAGGTCCTCTACAGCGAGAACGCCGACAGCCTGCGCTATCCGGCCTCGCTCACCAAGATGATGACGCTTTACCTGACGTTCGAGGCGCTCGAATCGGGCAAGATCAGCCTCAGCAGCCGCGTTCCCGTCTCTGCCAATGCCGCTGCGGAACCGCCGTCCAAGCTCGGTGTCGGCGCCGGGCGCTCTGTGACTGTCGAGCAGGCGATCCTTGCGCTCGTCACCCGTTCCGCCAACGATATCGCAACCGCGCTCGGCGAGTATCTCGGCGGCTCGGAGACACGTTTTGCCAAGATGATGACCGCAAAGGCCCGTAGCCTCGGCATGAGCAAGACGACCTATCGCAATGCCAACGGTCTGCCGAACACGGCCCAGATGACCACGGCGCGCGACCAGGCACGCCTCGGTATCGCCCTGCGTCAGCATTTTCCGCAGTATTACGGGTATTTTTCGACCCGCAGCTTCAAGTTCGGCAAACAGGTCATCGGCAATCATAATCGCCTGCTCGGAGCCGTGCGCGGTGTGGATGGCATCAAGACCGGTTATACCCGCGCAGCCGGTTTCAACTTGGTGACGTCCGCACAGGCTGACGGCCACTCGATCGTCGGCGTCGTCATGGGCTCCTCCTCCGGGGGCAAGCGCAACGAGACGATGAAGCAGCTGGTGCTTCGCTATCTTCCGAAAGCGTCGCGGTCCGGCAATGGCGACTTTGTCGTCGCTCGCAGCGAGTCGACGATCGCTCCGGAAGCGGCTGTTCCGGCAGCGCCTTCGGCGGCCATTGCATCCGCGTCCGCAGCCGCTGTCGATCTTCCCTCGCGTGGCCCGCTTCCGGAAATCCGTTACCAGCCAGCCGGCATGCAGACCGCATACGCAAGCACGGGCGGCACAAGTCCTGCTCTCGAAGCGGTCACCGCCCCTGTCGCCGCTCCGCCGGCCGCAAGTCTCCCTGTGCCGGCGCCTGCCCCTGCCTACATGCCCGAATCGAGCCTGAAGACGGCACGCATCACCAACGAGCAGGCGTCTCTTGAGCCGGTGGCGGCGCCTGCGCCCGCCGCCGAAGAGATCGACAACACCGTCACCGCTTCCACTCCGAAGATACCGTCGGGATGGGTTATTCAAGTCGGCGCTGCCGCCGACAAGAAGCTGGCAATGGAACTTCTGCGCAAGGCGCAGGACAAAGGCGGCAAGGTATTGCGTTCCGCCTCCCCCTTTACCGTCGCCTACAGCAGCGGTTCCGAACAGGTCCACCGTGCGCGCTTCGGCGGGTTCGCCGACCAGAAGACGGCTGTCAACGCCTGCAAGGCGCTGA